The proteins below are encoded in one region of Penicillium psychrofluorescens genome assembly, chromosome: 4:
- a CDS encoding uncharacterized protein (ID:PFLUO_007133-T1.cds;~source:funannotate) produces the protein MPVSLLKGLVVLGLSATGLVASVDAKPIVTHKSSTSLTRSSNSSTPCATITEVITTGTLIIHGTSTLTIGNGEPGSQPSVLPDGAGDQSQPDTTTTSPTISSPSDSLSHSPSHQPNGGGASPPADALTNSPNIPSHSPSRKPNKGGASPPADAPTNSLNKPSPSDSLSDSPSHQPNKGGASPPADTTTKATTSDLPAKPSSSPNGDGASSQAPEGPGQSKTRPVPVSAKPHQEPSHEPHQGPSSKPSKTTRQPMPPGIMVTPGVVTLTGPSGSLTTMTTGMVTITESNLPPGVVVSPGMVTVTNSAGVTTVTPGMVTSTGSDLGLSRTTDSGITTSTGPISMIPATGAVASRSAMMFSSDLVGIFPLISSWMRNPDPPAATAALKALRGTLPPVGHLEEELGGSSGGSSGGCGSSLFALLECITDKIKNIAKSIEASIKLPDPEDEIKDVENELNDLKPDLDKLPDLFPDNSDDEPDDEPSKTASETDSTSTSTTTSTSASSSTSASSSTSTATSTYVCSPQCSACTDSKAVPIGLQGSSLLHSKRDLLPPVDSFGNDTNALQKRTLEFDSETYFSFFLDALFSSQKLNHEAEVLWAGFPSTNDGNAGMSSALMHGLYSEKASFSVVNLYGCTSVVLVSKFGIYMSHFFEVPTFRQRVTKTDQYGNKYTVLVFNQELFTNDVLDVLENGLA, from the coding sequence ATGCCCGTTTCATTGTTGAAGGGCCTCGTAGTCCTTGGTCTTTCGGCCACAGGACTTGTGGCGAGCGTCGATGCTAAGCCTATCGTCACGCATAAGTCGTCAACCTCCCTTACTCGTTCTTCGAATTCGTCGACTCCTTGTGCGACAATCACAGAGGTTATTACAACTGGTACTTTGATTATCCATGGAACTTCCACTTTGACCATCGGCAACGGCGAACCAGGTTCGCAACCTTCTGTCCTGCCAGACGGGGCTGGTGACCAGTCACAACCGGATACAACTACAACCTCTCCAACTATATCCTCGCCTAGCGATTCTCTCTCGCATAGCCCTTCTCACCAGCCGAATGGAGGTGGcgcttcaccaccagcggaTGCACTTACAAACTCTCCGAATATACCCTCGCATAGCCCTTCTCGCAAGCCAAATAAAGGTGGCGCTTCACCACCGGCAGATGCTCCTACAAACTCTCTGAATAAACCCTCGCCTAGCGACTCACTCTCGGATAGCCCTTCTCACCAGCCAAATAAAGGTGGCGCTTCACCACCGGCGGATACAACAACAAAAGCCACCACGAGTGATCTTCCAGCGAAGCCTTCATCAAGCCCaaatggcgatggtgctAGTTCGCAAGCTCCTGAGGGTCCAGGTCAATCAAAAACTAGACCAGTCCCAGTATCAGCCAAGCCTCACCAGGAGCCATCTCATGAGCCTCATCAGGGACCTtccagcaagccaagcaAGACTACACGTCAACCCATGCCACCTGGCATTATGGTGACCCCGGGTGTAGTGACTCTTACAGGCCCGTCGGGCAGTTTGACAACCATGACTACGGGAATGGTAACCATCACAGAATCAAATCTGCCTCCGGGCGTCGTGGTGTCGCCGGGAATGGTGACGGTTACAAATTCAGCAGGTGTGACGACAGTGACTCCTGGCATGGTGACAAGCACGGGCTCGGATTTGGGGTTATCACGAACGACCGACTCTGGCATTACTACGTCTACAGGACCAATTTCGATGATTCCTGCAACTGGAGCTGTTGCCTCCAGGAGTGCCATGATGTTCTCATCCGATCTCGTGGGGATATTTCCTCTGATTAGCTCTTGGATGCGTAACCCTGATCCTCCTGCCGCAACAGCTGCTCTCAAAGCCCTTAGGGGTACTCTTCCGCCAGTTGGGCACCTCGAAGAGGAATTGGGCGGATCTAGTGGCGGTAGCAGTGGTGGTTGCGGGAGTTCcctttttgctcttctcGAGTGCATTAcggacaagatcaagaaTATTGCCAAAAGTATCGAGGCTTCAATCAAGCTTCCTGACCCAgaagacgagatcaaggatgtgGAAAACGAACTGAATGATCTGAAGCCTGATTTGGACAAGTTGCCTGATCTTTTCCCTGACAACTCGGACGATGAGCCTGATGACGAGCCGTCTAAAACAGCATCAGAGACGGACTCGACGTCCACGTCCACTACAACCTCTACCTCtgccagctcctccacctctgccagctcctccacctcaACTGCAACATCCACTTACGTTTGCTCTCCGCAATGCTCGGCATGTACGGACTCTAAGGCTGTCCCCATTGGTCTGCAAGGCAGCTCTCTTTTGCATTCCAAGCGAGACTTGCTACCACCGGTCGACTCCTTTGGAAATGATACCAACGCACTCCAGAAGCGAACATTGGAATTCGACTCTGAAACATATTTCAGTTTTTTCTTGGATGCGCTCTTTTCATCTCAAAAACTCAATCATGAAGCCGAGGTTTTGTGGGCCGGTTTCCCGTCTACAAATGATGGTAATGCTGGAATGTCAAGCGCCCTGATGCATGGTCTGTATAGCGAGAAAGCAAGCTTCAGCGTGGTCAACCTTTACGGCTGTACCTCGGTCGTTCTGGTATCCAAGTTCGGCATCTACATGTCACACTTCTTCGAGGTTCCGACATTCCGACAACGGGTCACCAAGACCGATCAATATGGCAATAAGTACACGGTGCTGGTGTTCAACCAGGAGCTGTTTACCAATGACGTGCTCGATGTGTTGGAAAATGGGCTAGCCTGA
- a CDS encoding uncharacterized protein (ID:PFLUO_007131-T1.cds;~source:funannotate), protein MEDPVILQSAVRVPTPPPGASYSPAAGSRKRSPPSRSPSPNRRRSPPRNSVQDNGDIPRMDSDRAIERERQLAERVREHERQEAARKPMTEEEKQASAKAEYEKLLNMRSGGTYIPPARLRALQAQITDKTSKEYQRMAWEALKKSINGLINKVNVSNIKYIVPELFAENLVRGRGLFCRSIMKAQAASLPFTPIYAAMAAIVNTKLPQVGDLLLSRLIVQFRKAFKRNDKAVCISSTTFIAHLCNQQVAHEMLAAQTLLLLLHKPTDDSVEIAVGLTREVGQHLEEMNPQIALAVFDQFRNILHEADIDKRVQYMIEVLFQVRKDRYKDNPTVKEELDLVEEEDQITHRLGLDDEIETQDTLNIFKYDAEWEAHEDAYKKLKAEILGEESDEEDGDASDVSSDEESETEAQRVDIKDQSNTDLVNLRRTIYLTIMSSIDFEECCHKLMKINLPQGLEAELPSMVIECCSQERTYSKFYGLIGERFAKINRLWSDLFEEAFAKYYDTIHRYETNRLRNIARFFGHLLSNDALGWHVLSVVHLNEEETTSSSRIFIKILFQDLAENLGVPGLQARFRNEILRPSFEGMFPTENPRHTRFSINYFTSIGMGALTEDMREHLKNLPQPTVPALPAARADSRSSSVSSRSRPLLHEAGATHPRARGLRRVGVVAIRIADPLPLETSRSRSRPQNVKAEHVPTRGVPVAVRTGLDGLHLDPSHPRVVKQHEGGIAATPGLLLGLSHPRRVVRLHREQGGIPPRQRRLRLVADVILLCFVRSHLAVIEAQEGIRRGNWKI, encoded by the exons ATGGAGGATCCGGTCATTTTGCAGTCTGCGGTGCGCGTGCCCACCCCTCCCCCGGGTGCGTCGTACTCGCCGGCCGCTGGCTCTCGCAAACGCTCACCCCCCTCCCGCTCGCCGTCTCCCAATCGTCGACGGTCGCCACCGAGAAACTCGGTCCAGGATAATGGAGATATCCCTCGAATGGATTCCGATCGCGCCATTGAGAGGGAGCGCCAACTCGCCGAGCGCGTCCGCGAACACGAGCGACAGGAGGCCGCTCGCAAGCCGAtgaccgaagaagagaaacaggCGTCGGCCAAGGCGGAATATGAGAAATTACTCAACATGCGATCGGGCGGTACCTATATTCCGCCAGCACGGCTGCGCGCCTTGCAGGCCCAGATCACGGATAAGACGAGCAAAGAGTACCAGCGCATGGCATGGGAAGCCCTGAAGAAGTCGATCAACGGGCTGATCAACAAGGTCAACGTGTCCAACATCAAGTACATCGTTCCCGAGCTCTTCGCAGAGAACTTGGTCCGGGGCCGGGGTCTGTTCTGCCGCTCCATCATGAAGGCGCAGGCCGCCAGTTTACCCTTCACTCCCATTTACGCTGCGATGGCGGCGATCGTCAACACAAAGCTGCCACAGGTGGGCGATCTGTTGCTGTCGAGACTGATTGTCCAGTTCCGCAAGGCGTTCAAGCGAAATGACAAGGCAGTCTGTATTTCCTCCACGACATTCATCGCACACCTCTGCAACCAGCAGGTGGCACACGAGATGCTTGCCGCGCAGAccctgctgcttctcctccacaAGCCAACAGACGACAGCGTGGAAATCGCCGTGGGCCTCACTCGGGAAGTGGGCCAGCATTTGGAGGAGATGAACCCGCAGATTGCGCTCGCCGTCTTTGACCAGTTCCGGAATATCTTGCACGAGGCCGACATCGATAAGCGGGTGCAGTACATGATCGAAGTTCTCTTTCAGGTGCGCAAGGACCGGTATAAGGACAACCCGaccgtcaaggaggagctcgatctggtggaagaagaagatcaaatcACACACCGACTTGGGTTGGACGACGAGATCGAGACCCAGGATACGCTCAATATCTTCAAGTACGATGCGGAATGGGAGGCACACGAGGACGCCTacaagaagctgaaggccGAGATTCTCGGCGAAgagagcgacgaggaggatggggatgctTCGGACGTGAGCTCAGACGAAGAGTCTGAAACGGAGGCACAGCGCGTGGATATCAAAGACCAGAGCAACACAGATTTGGTCAATCTTCGACGGACAATCTACTTGACGATCATGTCCAGCATCGACTTCGAAGAATGCTGCCACAAACTGATGAAAATCAATCTCCCCCAGGGATTAGAGGCTGAGCTGCCTTCCATGGTCATCGAGTGCTGCTCTCAGGAGCGGACGTACTCCAAGTTCTACGGACTGATCGGTGAGAGATTTGCCAAGATCAACCGACTGTGGTCCGACCTATTCGAGGAGGCGTTTGCCAAGTACTACGACACCATTCACCGCTACGAAACAAACCGCCTCCGCAACATCGCGCGGTTCTTTGGACATTTGCTCAGCAACGATGCCCTTGGTTGGCATGTCCTGTCTGTGGTTCACCTCAACGAAGAGGAAACCACGTCCAGCAGCCGCATCTTCATAAAGATCCTGTTCCAGGACCTTGCCGAGAACTTGGGCGTTCCCGGCCTGCAAGCACGTTTCCGAAATGAAATCCTGCGGCCCAGCTTCGAGGGCATGTTCCCGACAGAGAACCCTCGCCACACCAGATTCTCGATCAACTACTTCACCAGCATTGGCATGGGCGCTCTAACGGAAGACATGCGCGAGCATCTCAAAAATCTGCCTCAGCCAACCGTGCCCGCCCTACCTGCTGCACGCGCAGATTCTCGCTCGTCTTCTGTCAGCTCGCGGTCGC GACCCCTTCTTCACGAAGCCGGAGCTACACACCCTCGCGCTCGCGGTCTCCGGCGCGTCGGGGTCGTCGCGATTCGCATAGCCGATCCCCTACCCCTGGAGACCAGCCGCAGTCGAAGTCGGCCCCAAAACGTCAAAGCCGAGCACGTTCCTACTCGAGGAGTCCCAGTCGCAGTCCGTACCGGGCTCGACGGTCTGCATCTCGATCCGTCACACCCCCGCGTCGTGAAGCAACACGAAGGAGGAATCGCAGCTACTCCCGGTCTCCTTCTCGGTCTGTCACACCCCCGGCGCGTGGTGCGCCTGCATCGCGAGCAAGGCGGCATTCCTCCGCGTCAGCGTCGTCTCCGCCTCGTCGCGGACGTGATTCTTCTGTGTTTCGTTCGCAGCCACCTCGCCGTGATTGAAGCCCAGGAAGGGATTAGACGGGGCAATTGGAAGATTTGA
- a CDS encoding uncharacterized protein (ID:PFLUO_007130-T1.cds;~source:funannotate): MLGQLVGSAMLLAATAIFLYYTAWTLLMPFVDPGHPLHELFPPPVWAIRIPVILILLASAVVGTFIGIVMINSNKKKAAKAKAAKKKT; the protein is encoded by the exons ATG CTGGGTCAACTCGTGGGATCCGCCATGCTTTTGGCCGCCACTGCCATCTTTCTCTACTATACGGCCTGGACCCTGTTGATG CCCTTTGTCGACCCGGGCCATCCCCTCCACGAGCTGTTCCCGCCGCCCGTCTGGGCCATCCGCATCCCCGTTATCCTGATTCTGCTGGCGTCTGCCGTGGTGGGCACCTTCATCGGCATTGTGATGATCAAtagcaacaagaagaaggctgccaaggccaaggcggcgaagaagaagacctGA
- a CDS encoding uncharacterized protein (ID:PFLUO_007134-T1.cds;~source:funannotate), whose amino-acid sequence MPLQFSTVKRPSRNEPGFTEFLESCRQGNLPVVEESLQQHQPNNTWLSHALTEAAKADQPVIMELLLERGATIQTWTVYAAKSQAAWEILLKHGLEINNPMPWALVPLISVVVKNDAALLRWYLSLGADPNLGPPDTRRKGFVDSDDVPVPSSGAALEEASRFCDTCIVDILVEHGAKLENSLALHSALVRQEKRIPVMEHLLDLGVDINHFGWLPPLAHGGTALHLAAYRGQVEEVQWLLEHGADPEIEGRMQMMPEAYALLQDQDKVVKLLRDWRGIVIPS is encoded by the exons ATGCCGCTTCAGTTTTCAACCGTCAAACGGCCTAGCCGTAATGAGCCGGGTTTCACGGAATTTTTAGAATCCTGCCGACAAGGAAATCTTCCGGTGGTTGAGGAAAgcctccagcagcaccagccaaACAATACCTGGCTATCCCATGCCCTCACAgaggcggccaaggccgacCAGCCTGTCATTATGGAATTGCTGCTAGAAAGGGGGGCAACAATCCAGACATGGACCGTCTACGCAGCCAAATCACAAGCGGCCTGGGAGATTCTGTTGAAACACGGACTGGAGATCAACAACCCGATGCCCTGGGCTCTTGTACCGCTAAT ATCAGTGGTGGTCAAAAATGACGCCGCACTCCTGCGATGGTACCTTTCTCTAGGAGCGGACCCCAATCTGGGTCCACCAGATACTCGTCGCAAGGGCTTCGTGGACTCTGACGATGTACCGGTACCCAGTTCAGGAGCAGCGCTGGAAGAGGCTAGCCGGTTTTGCGACACGTGCATCGTTGATATCCTGGTAGAGCATGGGGCCAAACTCGAAAATAGCCTTGCGCTCCACTCTGCCTTGGTGCGGCAAGAGAAGCGAATCCCGGTAATGGAGCATCTGCTCGACCTTGGAGTGGATATCAATCACTTCGGCTGGCTTCCTCCGCTGGCCCACGGTGGAACGGCACTTCATCTCGCAGCGTATCGTGGCCAGGTTGAGGAAGTGCAGTGGCTTCTGGAGCACGGGGCAGATCCTGAAATCGAAGGCCGGATGCAAATGATGCCTGAAGCTTATGCCCTTCTGCAGGACCAGGATAAGGTGGTGAAGCTCCTGCGAGATTGGAGAGGCATTGTGATCCCTTCCTAA
- a CDS encoding uncharacterized protein (ID:PFLUO_007132-T1.cds;~source:funannotate), which translates to MKYPDQVGQIQNKIAELLNVQASVYPYVNMGQADPRIPHPELVHDMEWTYGKFIVQYDPQDGVVSHTMPNGWTCDGIQAGLQVLAGDSPFAPVVRKTWLAELNQIDLSDLNLKRDNAPKCSKNDYSSGLDWAPTGMPAGGAGGSGSTFKTSAASHTAKPTKSSSGHLSGPAPSCQSSTDCTDYCGSEGPGCGNGQCICDPEASMIPTTSIRPVSKTKTPSSVSKTKTPSSITPGPSSGPSGSAQQGDPLCVNSANPDVSGVSCVCSTKSFGQEIVTSFALPYTAGTKTVSYQCNEITEYPSTDYTSTITPAPYTPPIVHDYTSKDANQNLVVFTAASVEYGAMDVGSSAMQFAETYGIGKPTRTITHVPTPTAACSYWNWVLGDTFVIYNIQDWKGQDEELAKDGVANPGSDDLSDLFDTLKSKIEAHNCGAITNWKTDNDVPQFGPAVKFSLGTSQATCVDHAIQDAGGPPEGCASEGTQLWDISNSVADTLADHYS; encoded by the coding sequence ATGAAGTACCCAGACCAAGTTGGCCAGATCCAAAACAAGATCGCGGAGCTGCTCAACGTCCAGGCAAGTGTCTACCCATACGTCAACATGGGTCAAGCAGATCCTAGGATTCCGCACCCAGAGCTGGTCCACGATATGGAATGGACTTACGGCAAGTTCATTGTCCAGTATGACCCGCAAGATGGAGTGGTATCACACACAATGCCCAATGGATGGACGTGCGATGGGATCCAGGCAGGGCTCCAGGTCTTGGCGGGTGATAGCCCATTCGCGCCAGTCGTGAGGAAGACCTGGCTGGCAGAACTGAACCAAATTGACCTATCGGACCTAAACCTGAAGAGAGACAATGCCCCTAAGTGCTCGAAGAATGATTACTCCTCTGGGCTGGACTGGGCACCAACCGGAATGCCAgccggcggcgccggggGATCGGGGTCGACCTTCAAGACCAGTGCTGCCTCACACACAGCCAAGCCAACAAAAAGCTCGAGTGGACACTTGTCGGGGCCGGCACCATCTTGCCAAAGTTCAACTGACTGCACTGATTATTGCGGATCCGAAGGCCCTGGGTGTGGAAACGGGCAGTGTATCTGCGATCCTGAAGCCAGCATGATCCCAACGACCTCAATTCGCCCCGTTTCCAAGACTAAGACTCCTTCCTCCGTTTCCAAGACGAAAACTCCTTCCTCTATCACGCCGGGACCCTCATCCGGACCTTCAGGGAGCGCGCAACAAGGAGACCCACTTTGCGTAAACTCTGCGAACCCCGATGTTTCTGGCGTTTCGTGTGTATGCTCAACGAAATCTTTCGGTCAGGAGATCGTGACCTCTTTTGCCCTTCCTTACACCGCGGGAACAAAAACAGTCAGCTACCAATGCAATGAGATCACCGAATACCCATCGACCGACTACACCTCAACCATTACACCAGCGCCATACACTCCACCAATTGTTCACGATTACACCTCAAAAGATGCCAATCAAAATTTGGTCGTGTTTACCGCCGCGTCCGTGGAATATGGAGCAATGGACGTAGGCTCGAGTGCTATGCAGTTCGCGGAGACATATGGGATCGGAAAACCCACGAGAACTATAACCCACGTACCCACACCGACCGCCGCATGTTCGTATTGGAATTGGGTCCTGGGTGACACATTTGTCATCTATAACATTCAAGACTGGAAGGGTCAGGATGAAGAGCTCGCCAAAGACGGAGTGGCGAACCCCGGGTCGGATGATCTCAGCGACCTGTTCGATACGCTCAAGAGCAAAATCGAAGCACACAATTGCGGCGCCATTACTAACTGGAAAACGGACAATGACGTTCCACAATTTGGACCAGCGGTCAAGTTCAGTCTTGGTACTAGCCAGGCCACGTGTGTGGACCATGCTATCCAAGACGCTGGAGGTCCCCCGGAAGGATGTGCGAGCGAGGGCACTCAGTTGTGGGACATCTCGAATTCAGTGGCGGATACTTTGGCGGACCACTACTCATGA
- a CDS encoding uncharacterized protein (ID:PFLUO_007129-T1.cds;~source:funannotate): MPPAAPDDLIRQHSQSPGDDITHATDQNKPTQEHEPSTKTKKKGKGGKKNKGAKAATEDLYAPTMIADDHHHHTADDSGQSRTTPTIQASSPPHEPASCPDPSLDHHVNPTISSPVLDALGSLGETGDPDFANRTDTWAQSVPFGKSPPNDLIDGDIPSDSPLNFPTIQARAPFSHPSSASNPKPFSSGNGYRNSMPSRQQSIDGRKSHSYGSNQAPLPHLPQAHFYGAPDVDLLPASNRPTQDGSYSFCGFDVLPNASPKTPRVGMNVLLVGTDGSVEVLAVEDRRTRRIGQITGLNGRVIEAKIIPSTPDDPLAQSRPHVALIIHGPLPPNEEEGRPSSAGSEVNELPPSVAKGHSSDRRDIPFYQTRVEVYSLRTGYQVATLFATKPVPSLENIPGLPSFAPSPVGSLRLYISGNHIVLASGVSGEVYVYKYYPTTAACTYQCVGKTWTSIQSRDARRYSASSSSTDPDGSRADSPHGPSAMERPILAVQGRWLAIVPPTSTYRSSIQGTVPAHLLEGKVFGIETRNPPSMPSVNCATDVGEGESFLDKVARGVTQELVRGARWMGDQGLQAWNNYWSNQQTPGISPRRPTQAPEPQAQGYGLFPPTHAQDTQNSSTADSDIVSIIDLKRLDESASFHPLSTFQVPNGCSFLSLSPNGLMLLTASQKGDVQYVWDLMQLKNCRATVFMADDHASQSPNVRQVARYPRLTTSSIVDVIWTPPVGDRLAIITKKGTVHAFDLPRSAFQWPPFRRARPSTAKPPATDPTADDMSGQGNGGNPLSAAMKLVGDRTQPFFSAVRGRVPSSGTAFSNMSGFALPSAAGVKGGKVVAAGLSKSMGAATGTVNTLRHVGENRLHLSGLAREPAPYRVTWVCNKGIMFLGLVDDGSFKLYRLKRAASTQKHRQSHTVIGSKEGDFKLPAGLQTHCGPAPIMPYDPDLAIHASLMLPSFSSQPATTMNGFCQPLSQAEIETNTPYQPFHTDQRVGLHVFAGGRDSTKSNPSGQWVFGGDIPTTKLHVRSFGSGGDDQGDDEEDAAIHEHSLGAGGEMENHITLGNSTGNFEEVIITTRRKKKNVSTPLKADDGFFEDDCEVLDFARDRV; encoded by the coding sequence ATGCCCCCGGCAGCCCCAGACGACCTGATCCGCCAGCATAGCCAGTCCCCGGGAGACGACATCACCCACGCCACCGATCAGAACAAACCGACCCAAGAGCATGAGCCAAGCACCaaaaccaagaagaaagggaagggtggaaagaagaacaaagGGGCCAAGGCAGCGACGGAGGATCTGTATGCTCCCACCATGATTGCCgacgatcatcatcatcatacGGCTGACGACAGTGGCCAATCTAGGACCACCCCCACCATCCAGGCCTCTTCTCCCCCCCACGAACCTGCTTCCTGCCCAGATCCCTCGTTGGACCATCATGTCAACCCCACCATAAGTTCACCGGTCCTCGATGCTCTCGGGTCACTGGGAGAGACGGGAGACCCCGATTTCGCCAATCGGACGGACACCTGGGCCCAGTCGGTGCCCTTTGGCAAGAGCCCGCCAAACGATCTGATAGATGGCGACATTCCGAGTGACTCTCCTCTGAATTTCCCCACCATCCAAGCACGGGCACCGTTCAGCCATCCTTCCTCGGCTTCCAACCCCAAACCCTTCAGCTCTGGAAATGGATACCGGAACAGCATGCCATCTCGACAGCAGTCCATCGACGGCCGAAAAAGCCACTCATACGGGAGCAACCAGGCGCCACTGCCCCATTTGCCCCAAGCCCATTTCTACGGTGCACCGGACGTGGATCTTCTCCCAGCCTCTAACAGACCTACCCAGGATGGCAGCTACTCGTTTTGCGGCTTTGATGTGCTTCCAAATGCTTCCCCAAAGACGCCTCGGGTGGGTATGAATGTCTTGCTGGTGGGAACAGATGGGTCCGTCGAGGTTCTGGCGGTTGAAGATCGTCGAACCCGTCGTATTGGACAAATCACTGGCCTCAACGGCCGGGTGATTGAGGCGAAAATCATCCCAAGCACGCCGGATGACCCTTTAGCACAGTCCAGACCTCACGTAGCGCTCATCATCCATGGGCCACTGCCAccaaatgaagaagaaggccgaccCTCCTCTGCTGGCTCAGAGGTGAATGAACTTCCTCCTTCGGTAGCCAAAGGCCATTCGAGCGACAGGCGCGATATTCCCTTCTACCAAACCAGGGTTGAAGTATATTCCCTCCGGACAGGCTATCAAGTCGCGACCCTCTTTGCAACCAAACCAGTTCCCTCTTTAGAGAACATCCCGGGTCTTCCATCTTTTGCCCCGTCGCCAGTGGGGAGCCTGAGGCTTTACATTAGCGGAAATCACATTGTCTTGGCCTCCGGGGTTAGTGGAGAAGTCTATGTCTATAAATATTACCCGACCACGGCAGCATGCACCTATCAGTGTGTCGGGAAGACATGGACCAGCATCCAGTCCAGAGATGCCCGTCGATATTCTgcctcttccagctcgacTGATCCGGATGGATCTCGCGCAGACTCCCCTCATGGCCCATCTGCTATGGAGCGACCAATTCTGGCCGTGCAAGGACGATGGTTGGCAATAGTGCCACCTACGTCGACTTATAGAAGCTCGATTCAGGGAACAGTGCCGGCGCACCTGCTCGAAGGTAAAGTCTTTGGAATAGAGACGCGCAACCCACCTTCTATGCCATCCGTGAATTGTGCCACAGATGttggcgaaggagagagcTTCTTGGACAAGGTTGCCCGAGGAGTGACCCAGGAACTTGTCCGGGGTGCGCGTTGGATGGGCgatcaaggccttcaagCTTGGAACAATTACTGGAGCAACCAGCAAACTCCTGGCATCTCTCCGCGGCGGCCGACCCAGGCACCCGAACCTCAAGCACAAGGCTACGGACTTTTCCCGCCGACGCATGCGCAGGACACGCAGAATTCTTCTACTGCCGATTCGGACATTGTTTCGATCATCGATCTCAAGCGACTCGATGAAAGCGCGTCTTTTCATCCTCTGTCTACCTTCCAGGTACCTAATGGCTGCAGCTTTCTTTCGTTGTCGCCGAATGGCCTCATGTTGCTTACTGCGAGTCAGAAAGGTGACGTGCAGTATGTTTGGGATCTGATGCAGCTCAAGAATTGCCGTGCCACTGTATTTATGGCCGACGACCATGCCAGCCAGAGCCCGAACGTGCGGCAAGTGGCACGGTATCCACGACTCACGACATCAAGCATTGTCGATGTCATTTGGACTCCTCCAGTTGGCGATCGGTTGGCAATAATCACCAAAAAAGGCACAGTACATGCTTTTGATCTACCCCGAAGCGCATTTCAGTGGCCGCCATTCCGTCGAGCACGGCCTTCGACAGCCAAACCGCCCGCCACTGATCCTACAGCGGATGACATGTCGGGACAAGGGAACGGCGGAAACCCTCTGTCAGCGGCCATGAAGTTGGTGGGCGACAGAACCCAGCCATTTTTCTCGGCTGTGAGAGGCCGTGTTCCTTCGTCTGGCACTGCATTTTCGAACATGAGCGGGTTTGCATTGCCGTCTGCAGCGGGTGTGAAAGGCGGCAAagttgttgctgctgggctgAGCAAGTCGATGGGAGCAGCAACGGGAACCGTCAATACGCTCCGCCATGTGGGAGAAAATCGCCTGCACTTGTCTGGCCTGGCACGAGAACCTGCTCCGTATCGAGTGACTTGGGTCTGCAACAAAGGAATCATGTTCTTGGGCCTGGTCGATGATGGCTCCTTCAAACTTTACCGCCTCAAACGAGCCGCGTCTACGCAGAAACACCGACAGTCACACACCGTCATtggcagcaaagaaggggATTTCAAGCTGCCAGCCGGTTTACAGACCCACTGTGGCCCAGCACCCATTATGCCTTATGACCCGGACCTGGCCATCCATGCCTCTCTGATGCTACCATCGTTCAGCTCACAGCCAGCAACCACTATGAACGGATTTTGCCAGCCTCTCTCTCAGGCAGAGATTGAGACCAACACTCCCTATCAGCCTTTCCACACTGATCAGAGAGTTGGACTCCATGTTTTCGCTGGTGGCAGGGACTCAACAAAGTCAAATCCCAGTGGCCAATGGGTATTCGGTGGTGACATCCCTACGACCAAGCTCCACGTGAGATCATTCGGTAGTggtggagatgatcaaggtgatgatgaagaagatgctgcTATTCACGAACACTCActtggagctggaggagagatggagaaccaTATCACTTTGGGCAACAGCACCGGCAATTTTGAGGAagtcatcatcaccacgcggcggaagaagaaaaacgTTTCTACGCCACTGAAAGCGGATGATGGATTCTTCGAGGACGACTGCGAGGTACTTGATTTTGCACGGGATCGAGTTTGA